DNA from Fusobacteriaceae bacterium:
GCATTATTGACGATCGGATGGGGGAATTTCTGCGGGGGATTTCCTTTAAGCCCCTCTTCGAGGTCGGCGATTCCTTTCATGCCGGCCCCCGATACCGCCTGGTAGGTATTGTAAATCACGCGTTTCAGGCCGTATTTTTTGTGGAGGACATCCAGCGCTTCCACGCATTGGATCGTGGAGCAGTTGGGGTTCGCGATAATATTGTGGTTTTTGAAGGCGGCCTCCGGATTGACTTCCGGAACCACCAGAGGAACGCTTTCGTCCATGCGCCAGGCCGATGAGTTGTCGACGACAAGGCAGCCCTTTTCGGCGGCGATGGGGGCGAATTTGCGGCTGACGTCGGCGCCCGCCGAGAAGAGGGCGATGTCTATCCCCCGGTCAAAACTTGTTTCCGTCAGTTCCTCGACGACATAGTCCTTTCCCTGGTAATTGACGGTTTTTCCGGCGCTTTTTTTCGAGGCGAACAAAAAGAGTTCGTCGTAAGGGAATTTCCTCTCGGCCAGCACCTTGAGGAACGTGGTCCCCACTAGGCCTGTCGCGCCCGCGATTGCTAATTTCATGATATTTCCTCCCGGATTTTTATAAATTAAAGGCCTTGGCCGTCACCTGGACGGCCTTGTTGAGATTCTCTCTGTCAATGCTGCATGAAATGCTGATTTCGGAGGTCGTGACCTGGTAAAAATTCACGCCCGCCGCGCTGAGGGCCGAAAAGAACCTGCTCGCTACGCCGGTGCTGTTGGCCATGCCTACGCCCACGACGGAGATCATGCCGAGGTTGTCCGCGAAGGAGACCGTGGCCCGGGGCAGGTCTTTTTTGAGCTTTTCCACGGCCTGGTCCAGGAGATACTTCTCGTTGACGGCCACGCTGAACGAAAGTTCCAGAATATTGTCCTTGGTGATATTTTGCGTGATCATGTTGATGTTGATCCCCGCTTCCGTCGTGATGTCGAAGATCTTCGCGATCGTCTGGACGGAATAGGCCACGTTGGAGATGCTCGCGACCAGAATTTCCTTTGTGACGCTGATGCCGGTGATGAGTTTGTCCTCAAGCCCGTATCCTTTTTCCATGATATATGTTCCTCCGCTTTCACTGAGACTTTTTCCTACGTAAATGATGACCCCGTATTTTTTCCCGATCTCCACGGCCCGCGTTTCCATGACGCCCGCACCCAAAAGGGCCATTTCCATCATTTCCTCATAGGAAATGTGGGAAAGGGGTTTGGCGTCGGGGTAAATCCTGGGATCCACGCTGTAGATCCCGTCGACGTCGGTGTAAATCCGGCATTCGCAGCGCAGGCTGGCGGCCAGGGCCACGGCCGACGTATCGGAACCGCCGCGACCCAGGGTCGTGATGTCCCCCGCTTCGTTTATGCCCTGAAAGCCCGCCACCAGGACGACTTTGCCCTCGGCGAGATGGCGCTCAATCTTCTCGACGCCGATATTTTTGATTTTGCTCTTCGTGTGGATGCCGGTCGTTTCCACCTGGGCCTGATAGCCCGTCAGGGAAATGGCCGGCTGGCCTTTTTCGATCAAGGCGATGGCGAGATAGGCGATGGTCTGCTGTTCGCCGGTGGAGAGCAGCGAGTCCAGTTCGCGCTGGTCGGGAACCGGGGAAAATTCTTTGGCGCGAGCGATGAGCTCGTCCGTGGTTTTCCCCATGGCCGAGGCCACCACGACAATTTCGTCACTGCTTTCTTTCTTGAGACGGATGATGTACTCCGCGATGCTTTTGATTTTCTCCGGCGTGGCGACGCTAGTCCCGCCGTACTTCAAGACTACTCTCATGGATCCTCCGTTTTTTGACAGGCCCCGGTCGGTTTTTTCCTATTTGTAACAAAAAACCGGCCCACTTTCCGCCGGTAGTCAATCATAATCAAAACAAGTTGATTTTTGAGCATAATATTCACCACAGAAAGCGCAACATTGAGGAGCCTCAATGACAGTGACGCGGATATTGTCCGCATCCCCAATTCCGAAGCCGGATCAGGCCCCGCAATTTCGGCAACTCTCCCTTTTTCGCCCCTTCTCCGCCCTGATCCGGGCTCCCGGTGGATACTCTTTAGAATTGCACCTCAGTCTGTTTTCGATTGTATTATATTATAGCAAAGAAGGCGCCGAAAATTAAAATATATTTTTTGAATGTATATCACCCGTATAATATATTCCATATATCTTTGCGGAAAATTGTGTTTTTTTTTCTCCTAACCGGGAAAAAAGGTTTACATAAGGGGAAAAATCCGCTATAATTTTCATAAGAACAAAACGCGCCGCGGGGCGCGAAAAGAAAAATCGAAAGGCGGCGACAGGCATGTACAGATACCGGCAAAAAACTCCCGGCAAATTTTCCTTCTTCATCGGCGTCCTCCTGATCATTTGGGCGGTGATCATCCAGCTCAATTCCAATTTCAATATCGGTTACCCCATGATGATGGCCCTGGGTCTCGTCATCATGGCCTGGGGGCGCTTACGGGCGCGTCTTCCCCTTGCGGTCCGGCTTCCGGTCTATGCGGCGGGGGCCCTGGCGCTGGGCGCCATGCTCTTCTTGTTTCTCTACGGGAAAAAAGACACGGCGGATTTCCATGAAAAGGCCCTGATCGTCCTCGGGGCGGGGATCCGGGGAGACAAGCCCTCCCGCAACCTCCTGGGGCGGCTCGATTGCGCCCTTTCCTACCTCGAACGGAACCCCGGCGCCGTCGTCATTGTCTCGGGCGGGCAGGGCGAAGACGAGGACTATACGGAAGCCGAAATCATGAAGCGTTGGCTCGTGAATCACGGCGTCGCCGAAGACCGCGTTTATAAAGAAGAGCGGGCCGCAAGCACCGCGGAGAATTTCCGCTATTCCAAAGAAATCCTTGACAATCTTTATCCGGAATCATGGACGGCTGCCTTTGTGACCTCCGAATACCATATGTTCCGTTCGGCCCAAATCGCCGGGAGACAGGGCATTACCGTCAGCCGTTACGGCGCGCCCCTTGCCTGGTATCTCTATCCGGCCGCCTATTTACGAGAAACCCTTGCCTGTGCGTATAGCTTGATTTTCAAAAAGAAATCCGTGACCGCAAAGGACGAATGACTTTCGTCCCACTCGGACACAAGGAGGCGTATCATCATGTCAGTAGCAGGCGCAATTGCCGTACCCCATCCCCCGCTGATCCTGCCGCAGGTGGGCCGCGGGGAGGAAAAGAAAATTCAAAAGACCATTGACGGGTACCGGGAAGCGGCGGCCATGGTCGCCCGCTGGCAGCCCGAAACCATCGTCCTCGTGTCGCCCCACACGACGATCTACGCCGATTACATTCACCTCTCGCCGGGCCCGGGCGCCTCGGGAGATCTGCGTCAGTTCGGCGTCAGGGACTACGCCTTGCGTGTGGATTACGACGAAAAATTTGTGGACGCCCTGTCGGTACTCTGCAAGGACAAAGGCATTCCCGCGGGGACCATGGGCGAGCGGGAACCCGCCCTCGATTACGCGACCATGATTCCTCTGGAGTTTGTCAATGAAAAATACCGGACCTACAAGCTTGTTCGGGCCGGATTTGCGTATCTCACGCCGGTTGAGCACTACCGCTTCGGGAAAATGATCGCGGCCGCGGCGGCCCTTTTGGGGAGGCGTATTGTCTTCATCGCCAGCGGCGATCTTTCTCACAAGCTCAAAGCCGACGGCCCCTACGGCTTTGCCCCGGAAGGGCCCGACTTTGACCGGCAGGTCACGGAAGCCATGGCCAAAGGGGATTTTCTGAAATTCCTGACCTTCCCCGACAATTTCTGCGAAAAGGCGGCCGAATGCGGCTTGCGCGCATTCCAGATCATGGCCGGCGTCCTGGACGGACTGGCCGTCCAATCGAAACTGCTTTCCTATGAAGGACCCTTCGGCGTAGGCTACGGCGTCGCGGCATTTTCCGTGACGGGAACGGATCCCGCCCGGGCCTTTGACCGGACTGCCGCGGAAAGGGAACAAAAATCCGTCGACGAAGCCAAAAGCGGTGAGGACGCCTATGTGAAGCTGGCGCGGCTCAGTCTCGAGACCTATGTGAAGACCGGAAAGCAGGCGGCCCTTCCCGAGGGGCTCCCCCCCGAAATGACCGGAAAACGCGCCGGGGCCTTTGTGTCCATCAAGAAAAACGGCCGGCTCCGGGGTTGCATCGGTACCATCGGGCCCGTCCGAGAATCCGTCGCGGCGGAAATATTGCGGAACGCCGTTTCCGCAGGGCAGGAAGACCCGCGCTTTTCCCCGGTTGAGGAAAAAGAACTGCCGAGTCTTGTCTACAGCGTCGACGTGCTGGGGGAAACGGAACCTGTGGCGGACAAGAGCGCCCTTGACGTCAAACGCTACGGCGTCATCGTCACGAGCGGCGGCAGGCGGGGTCTGCTTCTTCCGAATCTGGAGGGTATCGACGACGTAGATACCCAGATTTCCATCGCCCGGCAGAAGGCGGGCATAGGGCCCTCGGAGCCCGTCACCCTCGAGCGCTTCGAGGTGATCCGGCACAAATGAAGACCCTCTGTACCCTCTGCCCCAGGCGTTGCGAGCTCAACCGGGATCAGCGCGGCTTTTGCAGGGCCCGGATCAATCGCGGCGGGCAGATCGTCTCCGAAAATTACGGCAGACTCACGGCCATCGCCCTCGATCCCATCGAAAAAAAGCCCCTGTACCATTTTTACCCGGGCAATAAAATCCTGTCGGTCGGGAGTTACGGCTGCAACCTGCGCTGTCCCTTCTGCCAGAACCACGATATCGCCCAAGTCGGGGAAGACGCCGTTCCCTGGCGCTTTGTGAGTCCCGATGAATTGGTCGGAAAGGCCATGGAGCTCATCCCCGCGGGGAATATCGGGATCGCGTATACCTATAACGAGCCGCTGATTTCCGCCGAATATGTCCTTGACTGCGCCAAGGCGGCCCGCCGGTATCATCTGAAAAACGTCCTCGTCACAAACGGGACGGCGTCAGAAGCGACCCTGGAAGCGCTTTTGCCGTGGATAGACGCCATGAATATCGATCTCAAGGGCTTCAGCCAGGAATTTTACGACAAGGTCGGCGGGGATTTTGAGACCGTCAGGCAAACGATCCGGAAGGCCCGTGGCAGGACCCATATTGAGCTGACGAAACTCGTCGTGCCCGGCATGAATGATACCGAAGAGGACACGGAAGCCATGGCCAAATGGATCGCGGCGCTGGATCCGGGGA
Protein-coding regions in this window:
- a CDS encoding aspartate kinase, whose protein sequence is MRVVLKYGGTSVATPEKIKSIAEYIIRLKKESSDEIVVVASAMGKTTDELIARAKEFSPVPDQRELDSLLSTGEQQTIAYLAIALIEKGQPAISLTGYQAQVETTGIHTKSKIKNIGVEKIERHLAEGKVVLVAGFQGINEAGDITTLGRGGSDTSAVALAASLRCECRIYTDVDGIYSVDPRIYPDAKPLSHISYEEMMEMALLGAGVMETRAVEIGKKYGVIIYVGKSLSESGGTYIMEKGYGLEDKLITGISVTKEILVASISNVAYSVQTIAKIFDITTEAGININMITQNITKDNILELSFSVAVNEKYLLDQAVEKLKKDLPRATVSFADNLGMISVVGVGMANSTGVASRFFSALSAAGVNFYQVTTSEISISCSIDRENLNKAVQVTAKAFNL
- the amrA gene encoding AmmeMemoRadiSam system protein A, producing MSVAGAIAVPHPPLILPQVGRGEEKKIQKTIDGYREAAAMVARWQPETIVLVSPHTTIYADYIHLSPGPGASGDLRQFGVRDYALRVDYDEKFVDALSVLCKDKGIPAGTMGEREPALDYATMIPLEFVNEKYRTYKLVRAGFAYLTPVEHYRFGKMIAAAAALLGRRIVFIASGDLSHKLKADGPYGFAPEGPDFDRQVTEAMAKGDFLKFLTFPDNFCEKAAECGLRAFQIMAGVLDGLAVQSKLLSYEGPFGVGYGVAAFSVTGTDPARAFDRTAAEREQKSVDEAKSGEDAYVKLARLSLETYVKTGKQAALPEGLPPEMTGKRAGAFVSIKKNGRLRGCIGTIGPVRESVAAEILRNAVSAGQEDPRFSPVEEKELPSLVYSVDVLGETEPVADKSALDVKRYGVIVTSGGRRGLLLPNLEGIDDVDTQISIARQKAGIGPSEPVTLERFEVIRHK
- a CDS encoding aspartate-semialdehyde dehydrogenase, with product MKLAIAGATGLVGTTFLKVLAERKFPYDELFLFASKKSAGKTVNYQGKDYVVEELTETSFDRGIDIALFSAGADVSRKFAPIAAEKGCLVVDNSSAWRMDESVPLVVPEVNPEAAFKNHNIIANPNCSTIQCVEALDVLHKKYGLKRVIYNTYQAVSGAGMKGIADLEEGLKGNPPQKFPHPIVNNALPHIDVFLENGYTKEEMKMVNETRKILGIPDLPITATCVRVPVVNAHSISITAELERDYELADVRKAFEDAPGLILVDDPQQNKYPLATEASGQDLVLVGRIRRDFSAKNSVNFWTVADNIRKGAATNTIQIAELFTHQA
- a CDS encoding YdcF family protein yields the protein MYRYRQKTPGKFSFFIGVLLIIWAVIIQLNSNFNIGYPMMMALGLVIMAWGRLRARLPLAVRLPVYAAGALALGAMLFLFLYGKKDTADFHEKALIVLGAGIRGDKPSRNLLGRLDCALSYLERNPGAVVIVSGGQGEDEDYTEAEIMKRWLVNHGVAEDRVYKEERAASTAENFRYSKEILDNLYPESWTAAFVTSEYHMFRSAQIAGRQGITVSRYGAPLAWYLYPAAYLRETLACAYSLIFKKKSVTAKDE
- the amrS gene encoding AmmeMemoRadiSam system radical SAM enzyme, producing the protein MKTLCTLCPRRCELNRDQRGFCRARINRGGQIVSENYGRLTAIALDPIEKKPLYHFYPGNKILSVGSYGCNLRCPFCQNHDIAQVGEDAVPWRFVSPDELVGKAMELIPAGNIGIAYTYNEPLISAEYVLDCAKAARRYHLKNVLVTNGTASEATLEALLPWIDAMNIDLKGFSQEFYDKVGGDFETVRQTIRKARGRTHIELTKLVVPGMNDTEEDTEAMAKWIAALDPGIPLHVSRFFPRYRMSDLAPTPIATVRRMADVAKKYLKNVYVGNC